TTTGGGCTGGATCCGCGAAACGCTGGAAGGCTCTCTTTTTCTGCTGATCCACCGCTTGCTCCCACCAAAAAGCCCGGAGGGCACGTGGATCCTCAAAGACTACGAAGACAATCTTTATATTTCCAATGCGTACGGTTATTCTATTCCCGTCTTTGAACGCTTTTGGTTTTCCCGGGGCGGCTTTTCCATGCAGGCGAATTTACTCGATGGACCTCTTCCTTACTTGTATCGAGACGAGATTAAACACTTTCTGCGGGCATACTTCAATGGCTTCGCCTCGGCCTTTTATCCAGAGGTCATGATGTGCAACGAGCATTCAAACCCAGAACTCGGATATCCCGCTGGTGACCATTTCAAATCGTCCGATGAATCCAATGTCACCTTCTGGCTGCGTCTCATGTTCATCCAGGAAGATGGTGACGACCTGTACCTGGGGCGGGCAATCCCGCGATACTGGGTGCGAGACGGCCAACGGGTCCGCGTTGAAAGAGCGCCCACATACTTTAGGCCAATGTCCCTCATTATAACTTCCCATGCCAGGGACGGCCGCGTCGAAATAGATTTGCTGCCGCCAGAGCGAAATCCACCACAAACGATCTATCTCCGAATTCGCCATCCTGACGCGAAACCGCTCAAGCGGGTCACTGTCAATGGCCAATCCCACGACAAATTCGATAAAGACCGCGAGTGGATTATCCTGCCCGGCAACCTTAACGGGACACAAAAGATTGTTGCGTATTACTAATTGACCGGCAGCAATGCGTTATAACGCCTGCTCCTTGGCTGCGGTACTCGTAGCTGGCCCTGAAAGCCTCTTCGAAAACCAAACGGCGTCCGGGGATTGAGGCCAAGTTTGAGGTTTTTGAATTCGAATGGCCTCCCAGTATAACCCTTGTTACCTGCCTGAAAATCCGTTATGTCGGCCAGGTTTCAGGATGAGAACATTGGCATGGGCGAAAAGTGATAAGAGCCTGCCTGATAGTTGCACGTTTTCGTAGGTCACTGATGCGATTGATAGCGGTTAAACTGGAATATCAGCCTGTATCGGTTCATTCCCTTGCCAGAATCTCACCTATTCTTTCGGCGGCGTGACCATCCCAAAGGTCAGGGCATCTTCCGCTTTTGTATCGTCCCGCCAGGACTTCTTCTAGGCAGTGACGCAACCTGTGCGGGTCGCTACCCACCAGCGTGCTGGTCCCTTCAGTCACCGTAATCGGCCGCTCCGTATTCGGCCGCACAGTGAGACAGGGGATGCCCAAGGCCGTACTCTCTTCCTGCAACCCTCCTGAATCAGTGATCACCACCTTGGCCTGCGAGGTTAATGAAAGAAACTCCAAGTATCCTAGTGGTGGTAATGCCCAGATCCTTCGACGTCCTGTTCCCTGGCCGTCCAGGAGGTGCCCTAACCCGAATGCCTCAATCCTGTGCCGTGTGCGGGGGTGAATCGGAAAGACTACGGGAAGCTCGGCCGCCACTTCTGCGAGAACCTCCAGGAGACCTGAGAGCGTCTCGGCGTGGTCCACGTTGCTCGGCCGATGAAGCGTCACCACTGCGTATCTGCCGACTGGGAGTCCCAAACGCTGCGGGGTGCCAACTTCTCGGGCGCGCGGCAGAAGAGCCAGCAGCGTATCGATCATCACGTTGCCGACGAGGTGAATTTGCTCCTCGGGATGCCCCTCCCGGACGAGGTTCTCCACACCGGACGGCTCAGAGACGAATAGCATGTCCGCGACTGCGTCGGTCACGATGCGATTGATTTCCTCCGGCATGGAGCGGTCGAAGCTCCGCAGCCCCGCTTCAACATGAGCCACCGGAATCCCCAGCTTGATGGCCGCAAGGGCCGCTGCCATTGTTGAGTTCACGTCGCCCACCACAATGACGCGGTCAAATTTTCGGCCGTCGGGCGTGCCCGCCAGGAGCACTTCCTCCATTTTTTCCAGAATTCTTGCGGTTTGCTGGGCATGTGTCCCCGAACCAACGTTGAGATGCACATCCGGTCGCGGCATCTCCAAATCCTGAAAAAACACGTCGCTCAGTTGTGGATCGTAGTGCTGACCGGTGTGAATCAGAACGGGACGAATCTGGGAGTACGCCCGCAATGCCCGCAAGATCGGGGCCATCTTCATGAAATTCGGTCGCGCACCGACAACGCAGGCAAAAACCTTCATCGTCACCCCGTTTGTCTCAGCAAGTCCATAAATAAAGTTCCACTTCAGTCGCTAGGAAACCTACCTTGCGGAATAGCCACGATCAAGACCGCTGCCCAGGCCAAGATCCTCTGGAAAACAGTCCATAGAGCCCGGGTTATCAGATAATTAGGATTATAGAAATGTGATGTCAATTTCTTTCTTCAAAGAAAAACACTATACACTCGTGCCCGCAATGCACGATACTTGCTGCCCTATCGCTGACAACGCATCCAGCCGATTCCACATCGTGGCTACGGATTTGCCAAATGAGGACGTTGGGCGTGGTTCCTTCCAGCACCAGTTCGTGGGCCGATTCTTTCACACCAAACTGGGGAAAATAATTTGCCGTTCCATGCTTCCAGGTGTGCCCCGAAGCCGATCCGGGCTCGATCATCAACCGAGCCGGTGGGAGTTCCAGCAGTGCCCCGTTCTCAGAAGGACTGCAAATATTCCACTCGCTTGGAATGTGGAGCCGACTCGCCAAGCTTGCCTGGGACCGCCCCATCACCCAATCCGCGATCAGCCATGGTCCCTTCTCGATACAGATGATCAGACGTCTGACCTCGGGGCAACCCAGATGACGGTACGCATTGTGCGTGCACCACGCATAGTGGAAGGGCCCTGCCCGATCGCAATGCATGTTTCCCGGCCAGCCACGGCGCCCCATCCGGAAGCGTGACCAAACGTCACACTGATTTTGCCCATTGATTTCCAACGTGTTATGTGCGCGAGTACCTCGGCAATAGGCTCGTTCAGGAGAATCCTCGTAATCGTACACCCCGGCATCCACCACCAACCTTTTCCCACCCCAGGATGCCTCAAAAGTCAGCAAATCAGCATGGGCATGGGCGGGCAAGTGGTCCAGACCGACGGGACCGGCGTCGAAGATAAGGAAATTTCCACCTTCGCGATAGACCCAGTAATCGCCCACCTGGTACGACACAGCTCGCTCCGGCTCAAGGTTGGGAAAGTCCATTCTCAGTCGCGCAAACACCTGGCGAGGCGAAGGTGTTAGATCGAGTGTGCTATCGCCGAAAAGAGGGATTTGGCCGTCGGGATGGAGCACCTTTCCTAGGAATTCCGCCATCTTGGCGATTACCGCATCCAGATAATCGGGAGCACCTCCCCAGGCGGCCTGGAACGCATCTCGCATGTCGGCGAGCGCCAGCAGAACATCGACATGGTACATGGGCGAGCGTTCAAAATGCTCTCCGGAACTGAGAATCTGTTCCTGGCACTCGCGAAAAAGCACCTTAGAGGCGGTGCGTAGCCATTCGTCGGGTTCAGACCCCGCAAAAAAAGCCCCCGCCACCGCCAGCCCCCGAAGGTTTTGAATAAGATGGTTGCCCCTCACATCGAATTCCAGATTCTTCCTCAGCCACCGCGCCTGGGCAGACAGCGAGTCGAGCACCCGCTGCGCTAAAAGGCCTTCGGGCGGATACACAGAGAAGAGCTTAACCCAAACGGGAATGCGTCTGGAAACGACATACGGATGCCACGCGTCGGGCGAATAGGCACTTGAAGGAAGGCTGTAGCTTTCTATCCAATTACCAATCCAATTCCAAATTTGGTGAGGTGCCGCAGGCAAGACGTCGCCCCCGCACTTGGGTAGAAAAAACTCGTGGTAGTGAAGATGAAATCGGCCAAGACGTGAGACGATCTGTCTCTCGATGACCCGCCACTCTAAGTGGAAAGAAGTATAATACTCTCGGTTGAGAAGCCGGAGCGTGATTCCGCGGTCGTTCAGCACGAGGCGGGCACCTTCGGCGACCGGCTCAGCGATTCCATCAAGCGGTCCACGGACTTCTAAACCCCTTTGGACACAAAGCCTTCGCACCAGCCCCGGCGCCCGATGAGCCATACTCCTCGCAACAAAGCGATAAAAAATCTGTCGCGGTCGGTAGTATCGAAGGGTATGATAAAGGCGAGAGATGGTAGGCTGCACAACAGGTGGGGCTTATTACTGACCAGCCCGTGTGAAGCAGGGAGATTCCAGACGTGTACCCCGGGAATCCTGAGCACACTTTGCCATGCCCGCCGATTCGCAAACGACGTTGAGCATTTTTTCCGCGAGAGCGTCTCGGGAATAGTTCTGCTGGAGATATTCGCGCACACGTTGCGGATAGTCCGCAGGAAAGAAATTGCCCGCGCGAAGTTTTTCAATGCACGCCAGCAGCGACTCGGCCGATTCCGGTTCCATTGCCACCCCTGCCCCAGCCTCTTCGACAATTCGCAACGCTTCGCCGCGGACGCCCATGATGATCGGCTTGCCCATCGCCATCATCTCGAAAATCTTGCTGGGAATGACCGTCTCAAACAGTTCCGTCTTGCGGAGATGGACCAAACAGGCGTCAGCACTGGCGATGACCCGGGGCATCTCCTCTTTCGGCAACCGACCAGTGAAGATGACCCTGCCGTCCAGGCCCCGCCGCCGCGCTTCGTGTTCCAGTTCTTCTTTTCTGGCCCCCTCCCCTACCAGCCAGAACACAACATCGTCACGACCACTGTCCCGCAGCTTTTCGGCGGCCTCCAGGACGACGTCCAGTCCATGGGCCATGCCGATTGTGCCCACGTAAGCGCAGACGAATTTCCCCTCTCCGTTCCATCGACGGCGGAGCTCGCTGTCGACTGGCTGGGGGCAAAAACGTTCCAAATCCACGCCGTTCATCACGACGGAAATCCGCTCCGGAATGTTGACCTTTTCAAGGATTTTCCTGCGATAGCCTTCACCCACTGCCACAATATGGTCGGCCGAGCGATACATAACTCTCTCGAGAAACTGTAAGAATCGTAAGATCGGTCGAAACCGGATGGCCCCGACGGTTTCAATCGACTCCGGCCAGATATCGCGGATTTCCAGCACAAACGGCCGCCGCCGCAGTCGCGAAAGGATCACCCCGGCCCAGCCGCAAAAGAATTGTGGGCTGGTGGCGACGATGATGTCAGGGCTTTCGACCCACAGGCCCGCAAGGACACTACTTAACATATATGAGAGGTAGTTGATGATTCGTCTCACTGTTCCCGCGTTGGGAGCGAGGTAGGTCCACACCCGGATTACCTCGATTCCGTCTATCAATTCCCGCTGAGGTCGGAGCCTGTTTTTGTAGCCAGGAAAGAGAATGCCGGTGGGACAGTTTGGATTGCAGGTGATGACGGTAACCCGGTGTCCTGCCCGAACCCACCGCACAGCATGTTCATAGGTGCGGCTGGCCGGAGCGTTCACTTCCGGCGGGAAATAATGAGTGAGAAACAAAATGTGCATAGTCCGGCAAATATGCCCACTTGGTCGCTACCGCGTTATTCCTGCGCGTAGGCTCAAACCAAGCTTGTTCGCATAGTACTCCACAATATCGCGAATAATATCATCAAGCGAATAGCGAGGTCGGTAGCCGATGGCTTTTTCGATCTTCGTCAAATCAGGAACGCGGCGCTGCATGTCCTCGAAGTCAGCCCCGTAAGCTTCTTCAAATGGAATATAGCGAATTTGCGAGCGGCTTCCTGTAATATTGATCACCCGCTCTGCCAGTTCCCTAATAGACACTTCCTCCCGGTTGCCTACGTTGAACACCTGCCCCCTGGCTTCCGGCAATTCCATGAGCTTCACCAGTGCTCCCACGGCGTCCTTCACATGGCAAAAGCAACGCGTCTGACTGCCGTCACCATACACCGTCAGCGGCTCCTCCTTGAGCGCCTGCTGCACAAAACGGGGCAGTACCATCCCGTATTGCCCGGACTGCCGCGGTCCCACCGTGTTAAACAGTCGCACGATCACCACGGGCATCCGCGAATGGTGCCAGTAGGCCATGGCCAAAAACTCATCGAGGGCTTTAGAGCAGGCATATCCCCAGCGGCGACGGTAGGAGGGGCCGATGACCAGGTCGTCATCTTCTGAAAATGGGACCTTGGTGGATTTGCCGTACACCTCGGAGGTCGATGTAATTAGGACCGGCTTGCGATATCGGGAACATGCCTTCATCACCACTGAGGTGCCGTGGACGATTGTTTCAATCGTGCGGACCGGCTGTTCCACGATCAATCGCACCCCGACCGCGGATGCCAGGTGGTAGACCCGATCAGCCTTGGCCACGCACTCGCGGACGATGCCTTCATCAGCGATGTCGGCACAGACAAGTTCAAACAGCGGGTGGCCTTCCAGGTGCGCGACATTTTCATGGCGTCCCGTGGAAAAATCATCGAGCACCGTCACGGAATGGCCACTGGCAATCAGGGCATCGCACAAATGAGAACCGATAAACCCCGCACCACCGGTAATGAGGATACGCATGTTATATCTCGCAATCAGTTCTTAAGGTCAGGAAATATCACCTGTTTGTTCAAACCGTCCTCTTTCAATATAGCTCGAACCAACCCCACGAGGTTAGACGCCACAACCGGGTGACGCATCCTCTGGTAGACAGGTTCCCAAATTTGGTGCACCCTGTTTTTGTCGGGCCGCTTCAACAAATAATCTCTCATAGCCTCGGCCAGAGAATGAGGATCCTCCGGGGCAACAACTCTTCCAACCTGATCATCGTTGATCACGTCGGGATAGCAGCCGACCAAGTTCGAGACCACCACCGGCAACCCCGACGCCAGCGCCTCCATAACCACTACCCCCCAGGGTTCTGTCCGGGAGGGGAGGACAAAAAGGTCTGCAGCACAGTAAAACCTTGGCAAATCTTTCGGCTGCTGAAATCCAACGAAATGAACGCGATCGTTCACACGGAGCCGAGCCGCCTGCTCTTCCAGCTTCGTCCGTTCTGGGCCATCACCGGCGATCAAAAGCTGACTGGGCACATTTTGAACCACCCGCGCGAAGGCTTCCAACAGGATGTCCACACCCTTTTTATTAATGAGCCGCCCCACGAAAAGAACCACAGGCTCGTTTCCCAAATTCATACTTTCACGAATAACCTGCCGATTTGGGTAAAGAGCAAAAGCTGTGTGGCGAAGAGAGTCCAAATCAGGCGAGTTCGGAACAAATGCACAACGATCAGCCCGTCCACCGTATGAGATGAGGTATTCCCGCGCTAGTTGCCCTGTCGGAAGAATTCCGGCAGCCCCACCAACAACCCATCGGACAAGCGGTGTTTTTAGGGTCTTCCGGTACCGGGCCCGCTTCAAGCCGTGAAAACTTTCGCACATCACAAGATACGGGATCCGCTTTTTTCTCGCGTACCACGCCGCAGCCAGCATGGTGAAGTGGTTGTATCCACCGAGAATGATCGCATCATACCGCTTCGCACGCAGTTTCTTCAGAATCGACGGGTTCCAGTAGCCATTATGCTGGCCCAACCATGCGCGGCCGGGAAGTACCTCTGCATGGAACCTAAATGGCCAGTCGATCTCCCATGGCCGATCATCGCCCTTGGCGTAACAGTAAAACACGTCCAGCTCAACGCCTGGTTGCTCGGCGACCGTATTCCAAAATGGATCGCGGTACGGCGTCGGCTGAGGTGTGACGACACAGAGGCTGATTTTCGAGCGATCAGAATATTCCATCGGTTGGTATTAAAGCTGTCTATTATCGTTGTCTATAGAACTAGATGAATTACAGGAGTTGCTCGTTGTATTCACTCCAGCAACTGCCGCCATCAATACCTCCCGAATGGAATACTGTGGCTGTTTATTAATGTTCAGATGTATCCTTCCAAGGTATTCACCAATAATCCCCAAAGCGAGCAATTGTAACCCGCCGAGAAATAATACCGCCACGATCAGCGACGCATAGCCAGGGACGGCGATATTCCCAACGATCTTCTGGACAAAATAATATAGCCCCAGAACCAGGCCAGCAAGAGCCACCACAAACCCGGTGGCCGAGACTATTTGAAGTGGCAAAAGCGAAAAATTCGTAAAAAGGTTCATCGCCAGAGTAAAGAGCTTGGCGAAATTATAGCCCGATTGGCCGAGCTTCCTCGGCCGATGCTCAACCTCAATTTGTGCGATCCGATCCGTGTTCCAAGCGAGCAGTCCATCAATGTAAGTGTAATTCAGGTCATAGGAAAGAATCGCCTCCACCACCTGCCGCCGCATGACCCGAAACGCACTGGGAGTCACGTGTGTACGAAACACCAGCTTATAAAACGTCACCACAATCCAGGACCCCAGGTTGCGCCATGGCGCGTGGCTGCGCTCACGAGGAACCCCATAAACGACATCCGCCCCCGTTTGCTCAATGGCCCGAAGTAGCTTCGGGATTTCCTCCGGTGGATGCTGCCCATCATCGTCCATGGTGATGATGTAATCCCCCTTTGCATGCCGAAGCCCACACATGATTGCATTGTGTTGGCCGAAATTGCGCATCAATTGAATGGCCTTAATCACGTTCGGTCGCTCTTGGTGTATGCGATGGAGGATTGACCAAGTCTCGTCGGGACTGCCATCGTCTACCAGAATGATTTCGAAGGCGATCCCGGCCTCTGCCAGAATTCTTACAACCCCCTCGACAACCTGCTGAACGGTGTTTACCCCACAATAGACGGGAATAACCACCGAAATAGAGGGCATCATGCCATTGTGTTCCACGACGGCGGTTTCAGCCACACGTGCCACACCCGAGAGCGAGCCAGTTCTTTGTATCCGGACGAGCGATACAAACCAAGAGCCGGCTCATTATGCCCCTGAGTTGCAACCGTGATTTTATCACCGCCAGTTGCTGCCACGTAGCTTTCCGCGGCGCGAACCAGTCGCGATCCAATTCCTTTTCCTCGAACCTCCGGTCTAACGGCAATGAGCGTGATTCTTCCAGCCCTTTCCTGCCGTCGAACCGAAACAAATCCCATAATCCGAGTATCGCTCAAATAACCAAAGCTTGCGTCTGCGAGGATGCCCCGGAGGCTGTTTTCCGCCCAAATGCGAAAAAGTCTTTCTCCAATCGTTCGAGGAATCATCGGGTCGCACATAAAGCGCGAATGTGAGCCCGCAATAACCCCCAATTCCGAGATTTCTTCAACATTACAATTAATTTCGGTAAGTGCCACGATACTTTCACGCTCTTCACGGAGATTAGGAGCATCCGTCAGCCCTTTTTCAAGTTCCACACGCTGGCATGTAAATACGCTGATGACATTATTGAGAATACTGGCTGGTGGGGCTGCGTTGGGCGGAGCGAAGACATAAAGAAGCGTCACATTGATCTTTCGGGCATCGGCAATGGCCTCAGCAATCTCGCTCAGATTCCCTGACCAGTCCGTCCGCGCGACCGGGAATCCGAAAAAGTCACTATCCCATTCCAGCACAACGGGTGTCATGAAACTCCGCAGCCAATTTGCCAATCACTATGCAGAAATAGATGCAGACTCTCGACAAAACGCATTGACTAGATTCACAACCCGTTGCTGCTGTTCCATCGAGAGTTCGTGAAACATGGGCAGCCTTATCACGCGGGATGCTAGATCTTCCGTCAAAGGCAAATCCCCTAACCTATATCCTAATCGGCTCCCCATGGGCGATGAATGGAGCGGCACGTAATGGAAGATGGCAAGGACGCCATGATCGCAAAGGTACCGCAACATTTCGTCCCGTTCCTCCCCTGTCCGCGCGAGAATATAGAATAAATGATAATTGCTTTGACAGTCCGCCGGTATGTGCGGCAGTCCCAGCAACCCGGCCTCTGCAAGAGGGCGAAGAGCAGCCCGATAGTACTCGTAAATCTCCCGTCGGCGGCTGGTGATCGAGTCGAGGCACTCCAGCTGGCCCCACAAAAAGGCGGCCAGAATTTCCGCCATCACGTATGACGAACCCACATCCACCCAGGTATATTTATCTACCTCTCCGCGGAAGAACTTCTGTCGGTTGGTGCCTTTGTCGCGGAGAATTTCTGCACGCTCGATAAACCGCTCGTCGTTGATGCACAGGGCCCCACCCTCGCCACAGATATAATTTTTCGTCTCATGAAAGCTGTAGCACCCAAGATGCCCGATAGACCCCAGGGCACGCCCTTTATAGAAGGCATTGACTCCCTGGGCGGCATCTTCCACAACCAGTAAATTATACCGCCGGGCAATATCCATAATCGTGTCCATCTCACAGGCAACGCCCGCATAATGGACGGGCACGATCACCCGGGTTCGCTCTGTAATGGCGGCTTCAATCTTGGTTTCGTCGATATTGAGAGTATCCGGGCGAATGTCCACAAACACCGGTTTGGCGCCGACACGCACAAAGGCGCTGGCCGTGGAGACAAACGTGTACGAGGGCATGATGACCTCGTCGCCCGGCTGAAGATCGCAAAGCATCGCGGCCAGCTCGAGGGCAGCCGTCCCGGAAGGCACCAAGAGGACCTTTTTGATACCGAAGCGTTCTTCCAGGAATCGGCTGCAGAGCTTGGTGAAATGCCCATCCGCGGCGATATTTCCCATCGTCACCGCCTGGGCAATATAGTACAGCTCTTTCCCAGCGATAAACGGCTTATTGAAGGGGATCATGGAATCTCGTACAAGGCGCGTGTTCTGACACAGACGGCGCAATATAACCCAAAGGCGATCGCCATAAAAAGCGCATAAATATGCAGCGGCCCTAAAACGAAATTATATAATGCGCCTTGTAAAAATGCAGACGATGCCCCAAATCGATAGACGAGATTGTAAGATAGGGAACGCAATAGAAAGAGTGACATGAATAACGTTAGAACGCTACCAATCCAAGTTAAACCGATACCACGTACCGCTACGGTCCATGCTAGAAGAATAGGAAACGCCAGCAAAGCCGAATCGTAGTATCTATGGTAGGTAAATGTTAAAAACGCTGGAGCTAATATTGCAAGCGATATTAGTACGCCGTCTTTTCTTACGGCGGCGACATAACACGCCAGGATCGTGACCGAAAAGAGCAGGCCTAGGGTGAGCGTGTGCGCGATCGTGCGGTCAATCCCGAGCGTGTTAAAGAAAGCTACGGCTGCCAATGTTGAATATTTACCACGGGTATTAGCTGAAAACCAGCTGTGAAAGCCGGACTCGTCGTAGCCGCCAACATGTGATAGTCCGGCCAAAACTGAATGCGGTACTTTGCTCACGTCGTGCCCAGTCAGCATAAGCCATCCAGTGGCCAGAATGTTAAGGGTTGCGAATATCGCTATAGCTAAAATGATCGGCCTGGTATGTCGCCCGAAAGCTAGCACTAATATTATTGGTAGGGCCAGCGGATACTTGAGTGCTAGGGACAGTCCAATTGCGATGCCTGCGCTATGTGGCTTTTGTTGGATAACGAATAATGCTCCCATAACTGCAAGTGGTGCGGCAATATTGCCGGGGTTCCCGCTCTTTGCAGTGAATCCTGCCAGGAGGCCTATATGCAGTAGGCACAGCCAGGTTACGGCAGCCGGTAAGGATAGTTTTTCATGGCACATTCGATACACCAGTACCAGGGTGCCACAAGCAACGCCAATCGTTACGATCTTGAAAAGCACCCATCCGGTCGGCTTTTCGAACAAAGCAAAAGCCGCCCAGAGTAGCATTGACGATGGAAGATAGGGATTGCCTCCAGAGTACACATCTTTTCCTTCGAGAAAATCGCGTCCGAAATTATGCACGGTGTGGAAATCGGGATGGTAACTGCGATAATAAAAAAGGGGCAATGCCACTAGATTTATGGAAAGGAGCGTCAAGCAAACAAGTTGGAATGCACGTGTGTACGGTGAGACCTTTGTAGTGGCGGGCCGGAGATTATTTGCGGATTGAACCGAGCTGTGGGTACCATATTGGGCTTGAGAAAAAGGGAAATCTCTGCGAGTGTCCATTTTAGTCACTGTTGTTGTTTGTAGAATTCAGGTAATAAGACTTCGACCTTTAAAGGATATATTAGACAGGCCAAGCTGACGTCGTCTTTCCAAGAAGCTGGAAAACCGGTAGCGAATTTCGGTTCTCACAAGCATCTAATGGTTTGGGCCGGGTAGGTGGCAGGCGTGTGGTGCCGTCTTTGACTAAGGCATTAACCAATTCGCACGTGATGTGACGGCGCCGAGGCTCAATACTCGCCTACCCTATCTGCCTATTGGTGTCGTTCCGAAAGAAAGTTCCACGAGTAATATACTCTAATTTCTACATCAGGGCGCTAAAAAATTGCGAAAACTTGCGATCATGCAGACCATTCCGGTTGCTTTCTTTCCGTACTTTTCGGTCCGGCGTCGAAATCTTCTCGCTACAGTGGGCGAAGGGCTACACTCGGCTAGTTGCGATCTGGGTACCTTGCTTACTTGTAAACAGCTGGTGAGAGGCTTAAAAATTCTGATTCTGGACTTCTGCGGATGTGACATGTTGAGAACCGGTCTGCCTAAACTTTACCACTTCGCTTTCTTTAGCTACCATCAAAGGACGATGGATTGTCCGGACGGAGGCCTTAGGTCACTATGCAAAACCTCAATATCGTGCGTGCATTACGGGCCCACCTCACCCCGGCGGCGAGGTTGGCCGCATGGAATTTCTTCTGGATGGCGCTGGGCCGGGTGGTCGGTGACGACTATCTCGTAGGGCGTATACACTTGGCTCAAAAGACTGTCGGTCCATCGTATTGCGTCATGCGGTCAGTTGTACACGCATACTACCACCCAGGCGAGCGGTGGCTCCTGGTTCTCTGGGTGGCTTATGGTCGGCTCGGACTGTGTGTTAGTGAATGCGTCGTCGTTCATAACGATCGGGACGCTTGGAACGTGTGAAGGTCACAACGGCAAACAAGCGATAAACCCAGCGCGGCGGCAGAAAGAGAAGACAAAACTCAAGAAAAATACGTAGCCGATCGCCGAGGTCCATTTCCGTGCCGAAATACTCTTTCTTAATGCGGATTGTCTCGCGAAGAACGTGCCGAAGGTGTGTCGTTTTGGATCCGCCCGATGAGTGAATTCGATACCGGGTTAATGCCTGAGGAATATTAGCAAATCGGGCGCCGTTTCTTAGCATTCGGCACCACAGTTCGTA
This is a stretch of genomic DNA from Thermogutta terrifontis. It encodes these proteins:
- the wecB gene encoding non-hydrolyzing UDP-N-acetylglucosamine 2-epimerase; translation: MKVFACVVGARPNFMKMAPILRALRAYSQIRPVLIHTGQHYDPQLSDVFFQDLEMPRPDVHLNVGSGTHAQQTARILEKMEEVLLAGTPDGRKFDRVIVVGDVNSTMAAALAAIKLGIPVAHVEAGLRSFDRSMPEEINRIVTDAVADMLFVSEPSGVENLVREGHPEEQIHLVGNVMIDTLLALLPRAREVGTPQRLGLPVGRYAVVTLHRPSNVDHAETLSGLLEVLAEVAAELPVVFPIHPRTRHRIEAFGLGHLLDGQGTGRRRIWALPPLGYLEFLSLTSQAKVVITDSGGLQEESTALGIPCLTVRPNTERPITVTEGTSTLVGSDPHRLRHCLEEVLAGRYKSGRCPDLWDGHAAERIGEILARE
- a CDS encoding heparinase II/III family protein; the encoded protein is MAHRAPGLVRRLCVQRGLEVRGPLDGIAEPVAEGARLVLNDRGITLRLLNREYYTSFHLEWRVIERQIVSRLGRFHLHYHEFFLPKCGGDVLPAAPHQIWNWIGNWIESYSLPSSAYSPDAWHPYVVSRRIPVWVKLFSVYPPEGLLAQRVLDSLSAQARWLRKNLEFDVRGNHLIQNLRGLAVAGAFFAGSEPDEWLRTASKVLFRECQEQILSSGEHFERSPMYHVDVLLALADMRDAFQAAWGGAPDYLDAVIAKMAEFLGKVLHPDGQIPLFGDSTLDLTPSPRQVFARLRMDFPNLEPERAVSYQVGDYWVYREGGNFLIFDAGPVGLDHLPAHAHADLLTFEASWGGKRLVVDAGVYDYEDSPERAYCRGTRAHNTLEINGQNQCDVWSRFRMGRRGWPGNMHCDRAGPFHYAWCTHNAYRHLGCPEVRRLIICIEKGPWLIADWVMGRSQASLASRLHIPSEWNICSPSENGALLELPPARLMIEPGSASGHTWKHGTANYFPQFGVKESAHELVLEGTTPNVLIWQIRSHDVESAGCVVSDRAASIVHCGHECIVFFFEERN
- a CDS encoding GDP-mannose 4,6-dehydratase, coding for MRILITGGAGFIGSHLCDALIASGHSVTVLDDFSTGRHENVAHLEGHPLFELVCADIADEGIVRECVAKADRVYHLASAVGVRLIVEQPVRTIETIVHGTSVVMKACSRYRKPVLITSTSEVYGKSTKVPFSEDDDLVIGPSYRRRWGYACSKALDEFLAMAYWHHSRMPVVIVRLFNTVGPRQSGQYGMVLPRFVQQALKEEPLTVYGDGSQTRCFCHVKDAVGALVKLMELPEARGQVFNVGNREEVSIRELAERVINITGSRSQIRYIPFEEAYGADFEDMQRRVPDLTKIEKAIGYRPRYSLDDIIRDIVEYYANKLGLSLRAGITR
- a CDS encoding glycosyltransferase family 2 protein, which translates into the protein MAETAVVEHNGMMPSISVVIPVYCGVNTVQQVVEGVVRILAEAGIAFEIILVDDGSPDETWSILHRIHQERPNVIKAIQLMRNFGQHNAIMCGLRHAKGDYIITMDDDGQHPPEEIPKLLRAIEQTGADVVYGVPRERSHAPWRNLGSWIVVTFYKLVFRTHVTPSAFRVMRRQVVEAILSYDLNYTYIDGLLAWNTDRIAQIEVEHRPRKLGQSGYNFAKLFTLAMNLFTNFSLLPLQIVSATGFVVALAGLVLGLYYFVQKIVGNIAVPGYASLIVAVLFLGGLQLLALGIIGEYLGRIHLNINKQPQYSIREVLMAAVAGVNTTSNSCNSSSSIDNDNRQL
- a CDS encoding glycosyltransferase family 4 protein produces the protein MEYSDRSKISLCVVTPQPTPYRDPFWNTVAEQPGVELDVFYCYAKGDDRPWEIDWPFRFHAEVLPGRAWLGQHNGYWNPSILKKLRAKRYDAIILGGYNHFTMLAAAWYARKKRIPYLVMCESFHGLKRARYRKTLKTPLVRWVVGGAAGILPTGQLAREYLISYGGRADRCAFVPNSPDLDSLRHTAFALYPNRQVIRESMNLGNEPVVLFVGRLINKKGVDILLEAFARVVQNVPSQLLIAGDGPERTKLEEQAARLRVNDRVHFVGFQQPKDLPRFYCAADLFVLPSRTEPWGVVVMEALASGLPVVVSNLVGCYPDVINDDQVGRVVAPEDPHSLAEAMRDYLLKRPDKNRVHQIWEPVYQRMRHPVVASNLVGLVRAILKEDGLNKQVIFPDLKN
- a CDS encoding glycosyltransferase family 4 protein, with amino-acid sequence MHILFLTHYFPPEVNAPASRTYEHAVRWVRAGHRVTVITCNPNCPTGILFPGYKNRLRPQRELIDGIEVIRVWTYLAPNAGTVRRIINYLSYMLSSVLAGLWVESPDIIVATSPQFFCGWAGVILSRLRRRPFVLEIRDIWPESIETVGAIRFRPILRFLQFLERVMYRSADHIVAVGEGYRRKILEKVNIPERISVVMNGVDLERFCPQPVDSELRRRWNGEGKFVCAYVGTIGMAHGLDVVLEAAEKLRDSGRDDVVFWLVGEGARKEELEHEARRRGLDGRVIFTGRLPKEEMPRVIASADACLVHLRKTELFETVIPSKIFEMMAMGKPIIMGVRGEALRIVEEAGAGVAMEPESAESLLACIEKLRAGNFFPADYPQRVREYLQQNYSRDALAEKMLNVVCESAGMAKCAQDSRGTRLESPCFTRAGQ